From Pelotomaculum isophthalicicum JI, one genomic window encodes:
- a CDS encoding helix-turn-helix domain-containing protein: MAISYIKLWKLLLDNKMKKTDLLSLADISTTTLAKLSKDLPVSMEVMSRICHALSCDIGDVMEITQDKKE, from the coding sequence ATGGCTATCAGCTACATTAAGCTATGGAAGCTTTTGCTGGACAATAAAATGAAAAAGACCGATTTGCTCAGTCTTGCCGATATAAGCACGACCACCCTGGCAAAGCTGTCGAAAGACCTGCCCGTCAGTATGGAAGTCATGAGCCGGATTTGCCATGCGCTTTCCTGTGATATTGGCGACGTGATGGAAATAACCCAGGATAAAAAAGAATAG
- a CDS encoding DUF1819 family protein gives MDSVLPYTSSIKDMPFLFSDMRRTAQLLCEGKTKDEIIELSMTANIYQLEKEKRRRDLPLRMLKRLGTLDMPLVSIVANGRYEDAKLIAFLALIKSDRLFFEFMREIYSDKFLFGQTEVDDKDFLTFIERKAQNDDTVAGWTPNNLVRIRNTYKNILCEAGLAKKAGDVLIILKPICDRKIPALLKGENEPYAKAMLLEV, from the coding sequence ATGGATTCGGTACTGCCTTACACGTCCTCTATAAAGGACATGCCCTTTCTGTTTTCCGATATGCGCAGGACTGCGCAGTTGCTGTGTGAGGGGAAAACGAAGGATGAAATTATAGAATTGTCGATGACCGCTAATATTTATCAGCTTGAGAAAGAAAAAAGGCGTCGCGATTTGCCCCTGAGAATGCTGAAGCGTCTTGGGACGCTTGACATGCCACTGGTTTCCATCGTGGCAAACGGACGGTACGAGGACGCCAAGCTGATCGCTTTTCTGGCGCTGATCAAATCAGACCGCCTTTTTTTTGAATTCATGCGTGAGATATACTCGGACAAATTCCTATTCGGTCAAACAGAGGTTGACGACAAGGACTTTTTAACTTTTATTGAACGCAAGGCGCAAAACGATGATACGGTGGCAGGCTGGACACCGAACAACCTCGTGCGTATACGAAATACCTACAAGAATATTCTTTGCGAAGCGGGGTTGGCCAAAAAAGCCGGGGATGTGTTAATTATCCTGAAGCCCATATGCGACCGAAAAATCCCAGCTCTTCTCAAGGGAGAAAACGAACCTTACGCAAAAGCCATGCTCCTGGAGGTGTAA
- a CDS encoding DUF1788 domain-containing protein has protein sequence MMTLNERLDLIEPKILEKSFRTGRGTANEINFWIFDYKPEDEMAVRAHVSYLKQRVNNAHDDVRIVEFDLYKLMLDVLREKNYLDKVIQMEQVKTSEAIVNPIKKTLRLTLDGDLVIGKIAKSIVPERDVIFLTGVGKAWPVIRSHTVLNNLHSKIDKNPLVMFFPGDYTNELRLFGEITDDNYYRAFKLIER, from the coding sequence ATGATGACGCTTAATGAGCGGCTTGACTTGATTGAGCCTAAAATATTGGAGAAAAGCTTTCGCACGGGGCGCGGTACGGCAAATGAAATCAATTTCTGGATTTTTGACTACAAACCGGAAGATGAAATGGCAGTTCGCGCCCATGTTTCATATCTGAAACAGCGTGTAAACAACGCCCATGACGACGTGCGAATTGTTGAATTTGATTTATACAAGCTAATGCTGGACGTTCTGCGGGAAAAGAATTATCTTGACAAGGTCATACAAATGGAGCAGGTCAAAACCAGCGAGGCGATTGTCAATCCCATCAAAAAAACGTTGAGGCTGACTCTTGACGGAGATTTGGTTATTGGAAAGATTGCTAAGAGCATCGTGCCTGAAAGGGACGTTATCTTTTTAACCGGGGTAGGAAAAGCCTGGCCGGTCATACGCTCCCACACCGTGCTAAATAACCTGCACAGCAAAATAGACAAGAATCCTCTTGTCATGTTCTTTCCCGGCGACTATACTAACGAGCTGCGGCTGTTTGGAGAAATCACAGACGACAATTATTACCGGGCCTTCAAGCTGATTGAAAGATAG
- the brxC gene encoding BREX system P-loop protein BrxC, translating into MKIHDMFQKDIDRPIQGVVKIGQNSNEIITAELDEYVVTRELHRHFDKFFEGYRKGTTTRTDKMGVWISGFFGSGKSHFLKILSYLLSNDTYDGKKAISYFDGKIADSRILADMQVAADTGADVVLFNIDAEADSDSKTHKDAIVKVFMKVFNKMRGFCGSMPWIADLERQMTKDGVYDSFRARFKELAGNEWEDTREDFYFEEDNIVQALADTTKMSVDAARNWYNKSEENYSLDINGFARRVREYIEAKSKETGKKHFVIFLCDEIGQYIGSDSGLMLNLQTVVESLGTECGGQAWVIATSQQDIDSITKVDRDNFSKIIGRFDTRLSLSSANVDEVIKKRLLAKTDTAADKLRLLYAGKAAVIKNLISFSSSDTPEKRLYSSAEEFVDVYPFIPYQFNLLQAVFTGIRTHGASGKHLSEGERSLLNAFQEAAVQYANFDDGILIPFEAFYKTIETFLDHNIKAVIIRAAESAEFDDGALQPYDVEVLKVLFMVKYIPNVLPANLENITTVMLGNIDQDKIEAKKQVDASLRRLEEQKLIIKNGNQFIFLTNEEQDINREIREIKIDTSEIIDKVGDNIFSALFGLNKKYRYNDRYDFSFNTIIDDRPRGAQKEEIGIRVLTPMYARGDVAEPELKAMSMRERNVIVALPSDMSYIDEMEQALQIETYIRRNAGKVSTDTVEDIKTTKTREGKQRVDRCKELIFEALKKADLYVNSNKLDIKEKQPSERINDAFKTLVEGIYTKQNYITNPFYTNDDLREVLTAKDAQVVSGGMEAVVPNRLAIEEMEDVVARSSYKNMPTTVRTLMDHFNKIPYGWKDMDIAGIVLTLFKKQEIRLELGGENISTIDMNVINYVTKRDYLDRVLVKMRVKISPALLQNAKNLAKDVFGRSDLPGDEDGLMARFKELAASELSRNDGSIKDLLHEYDKAGYPGKIVLENGRKLFEQADKIKDTSAFYNYLAEKKDALLDYEEDVQDVKKFFKNQKNIFDKALKMLAIYEANRSYVLDPETIKVVEDIERITRLPEPYAQIHKLPELIERFIKRFGDLLEAECEPIRTDIESDKAETLANLECRPFKDRFSGKVQADFSALLDRLSHANNIYEAIAMRTESDRMKQRFIQSFEEEEARLKAEQAKAGDDVIIQPPVRKTKTVSVKTLFHGTRQISSKEDIDKLLNVLRKKLEAQLEENTTIKIV; encoded by the coding sequence ATGAAAATACATGATATGTTTCAAAAGGATATTGACAGGCCAATTCAGGGCGTTGTCAAAATCGGTCAGAACTCCAATGAAATTATCACGGCGGAACTGGACGAGTATGTCGTGACCAGGGAACTGCATCGCCATTTTGACAAGTTTTTCGAGGGTTACCGCAAGGGCACGACAACCCGCACTGATAAAATGGGCGTCTGGATTTCCGGTTTCTTTGGCAGCGGCAAATCCCATTTTCTTAAGATACTTTCCTATCTTCTTTCAAACGACACCTATGACGGCAAAAAGGCTATCAGTTATTTTGACGGAAAGATAGCCGACAGCCGCATTTTGGCGGATATGCAGGTCGCTGCCGATACCGGCGCGGACGTGGTCCTATTCAATATTGACGCGGAAGCCGATTCGGACTCGAAGACACACAAGGATGCCATTGTCAAGGTTTTCATGAAGGTCTTTAATAAAATGCGGGGCTTTTGCGGCAGTATGCCGTGGATTGCCGATTTGGAGCGGCAGATGACCAAGGATGGCGTCTATGACAGCTTCCGCGCCCGTTTCAAAGAGCTTGCGGGGAATGAATGGGAAGACACCCGCGAGGATTTCTATTTCGAAGAGGACAATATCGTTCAGGCGCTTGCCGATACAACGAAGATGAGCGTTGACGCCGCGCGGAACTGGTACAACAAATCCGAGGAAAACTATTCTTTGGATATCAACGGATTTGCGAGGCGGGTGCGGGAATACATAGAAGCGAAGTCAAAGGAAACAGGCAAAAAGCATTTTGTCATCTTCCTTTGCGACGAGATTGGGCAGTACATCGGCAGCGACAGCGGCCTGATGCTGAATTTGCAGACTGTCGTGGAGAGTCTGGGCACGGAATGCGGCGGACAGGCTTGGGTCATAGCAACAAGCCAGCAGGATATAGACTCTATCACCAAAGTGGATAGAGATAACTTCTCTAAAATTATCGGGCGATTTGACACAAGGCTTTCCCTTTCCTCCGCCAACGTAGACGAAGTTATCAAAAAGAGGCTGCTTGCCAAGACAGACACGGCGGCGGACAAGCTGCGCCTTTTATATGCCGGGAAAGCCGCCGTTATCAAAAACTTGATTTCCTTTTCTTCTTCTGACACACCGGAGAAGAGGCTGTACAGTTCCGCAGAGGAATTTGTGGACGTGTATCCTTTTATCCCGTATCAGTTCAACCTGCTGCAAGCGGTGTTCACGGGCATCCGAACCCACGGCGCGTCCGGCAAGCATCTGTCTGAAGGAGAACGCTCTTTGCTCAACGCCTTCCAAGAGGCGGCGGTTCAGTACGCCAATTTCGACGACGGTATTCTCATTCCCTTTGAGGCTTTTTACAAAACCATTGAGACCTTTTTGGATCACAATATCAAAGCTGTGATTATCAGGGCGGCAGAAAGCGCCGAGTTTGACGACGGGGCCTTGCAGCCCTACGACGTGGAGGTCTTGAAGGTTCTGTTTATGGTGAAGTACATCCCCAATGTGCTGCCCGCCAACCTCGAAAACATCACCACCGTCATGCTGGGAAATATCGATCAGGACAAAATTGAGGCTAAAAAACAGGTTGACGCCTCTTTGCGCCGTTTGGAGGAGCAGAAGCTTATCATTAAAAACGGCAATCAATTTATCTTCCTGACAAACGAGGAGCAGGACATCAACCGCGAAATACGGGAAATCAAGATTGACACAAGCGAGATCATCGATAAAGTCGGCGACAATATATTCTCCGCCTTGTTTGGACTCAATAAAAAATACCGCTATAACGACCGGTATGACTTTTCTTTTAACACAATCATTGACGACAGACCGAGAGGCGCGCAGAAAGAGGAAATCGGCATTCGGGTGCTGACTCCCATGTATGCCCGTGGTGACGTCGCCGAGCCGGAACTCAAAGCTATGTCCATGCGGGAGAGAAATGTTATTGTCGCGCTTCCTTCCGATATGTCCTACATCGACGAGATGGAGCAGGCTCTGCAAATCGAGACGTACATTCGCCGTAACGCCGGCAAGGTGTCCACCGATACGGTGGAGGACATCAAAACCACCAAAACCCGCGAGGGAAAGCAGCGAGTGGATAGATGCAAGGAGCTTATTTTCGAGGCGCTCAAAAAGGCTGATTTATATGTGAACAGCAATAAGCTCGATATCAAAGAGAAGCAGCCGTCAGAAAGGATTAACGACGCCTTCAAAACACTGGTGGAAGGTATTTATACAAAGCAAAACTACATCACTAATCCCTTTTATACCAACGACGACCTGCGGGAAGTTCTCACAGCAAAGGATGCTCAAGTTGTGTCCGGGGGCATGGAGGCCGTCGTTCCCAATCGTCTTGCCATAGAAGAAATGGAGGATGTTGTTGCCCGCAGCTCATACAAGAACATGCCGACCACCGTGCGCACCCTGATGGATCACTTTAACAAGATCCCCTATGGGTGGAAAGACATGGACATCGCAGGCATCGTCCTGACACTTTTCAAGAAGCAAGAAATCCGGTTGGAGCTTGGCGGCGAAAACATCTCCACAATCGACATGAATGTGATCAACTATGTGACAAAACGAGATTATTTGGATCGAGTCCTTGTGAAAATGCGTGTGAAAATCTCTCCCGCGTTGTTGCAGAACGCCAAAAACCTCGCGAAAGACGTATTCGGGAGAAGCGATCTGCCCGGTGACGAAGACGGTCTGATGGCGCGCTTTAAGGAGCTTGCTGCCTCCGAGCTTTCCAGAAACGACGGCAGCATCAAGGATTTGCTCCATGAATACGACAAGGCGGGATATCCCGGCAAAATCGTTTTGGAAAACGGCAGGAAGCTTTTTGAACAGGCCGATAAAATCAAGGACACATCAGCGTTTTACAATTACCTTGCTGAAAAAAAAGACGCCCTCCTTGACTACGAGGAGGATGTGCAGGACGTCAAGAAGTTTTTCAAAAACCAGAAGAATATCTTTGATAAGGCGCTGAAAATGCTGGCGATTTACGAAGCCAACCGCTCTTATGTGCTCGACCCGGAGACCATCAAAGTGGTTGAGGATATTGAGCGCATCACCCGCCTTCCGGAACCCTACGCGCAAATACATAAACTGCCGGAACTTATTGAGCGGTTCATCAAACGTTTCGGCGACCTGCTGGAGGCGGAATGCGAACCGATCCGTACGGACATCGAGTCGGACAAGGCTGAGACATTAGCTAATTTGGAATGCCGGCCTTTCAAGGATCGCTTTTCGGGAAAGGTTCAAGCGGATTTTTCGGCGCTGCTTGACAGACTTTCCCATGCCAACAATATCTACGAAGCCATCGCCATGCGCACGGAGAGCGACCGCATGAAGCAGCGATTTATTCAAAGCTTCGAAGAAGAGGAAGCGCGCCTGAAAGCGGAACAGGCCAAGGCCGGTGATGATGTAATCATTCAGCCCCCTGTACGGAAAACGAAAACGGTGAGTGTGAAAACCTTGTTCCACGGGACCCGTCAGATATCCAGCAAGGAGGATATTGACAAGCTCTTAAACGTGCTGCGCAAGAAGCTTGAGGCACAGCTTGAGGAGAATACAACGATTAAGATTGTATAG
- a CDS encoding four helix bundle protein, with protein sequence MQLVKAEGQARTSTKEFVQFLSIARGSKAELQTHLLICVELGYLADMDIRQAMELSEEVGKMLVALIKKLPTAH encoded by the coding sequence ATGCAACTGGTGAAAGCGGAGGGGCAGGCAAGGACATCGACGAAAGAATTCGTACAGTTCCTGTCGATAGCGCGGGGCTCCAAAGCGGAACTTCAGACACACCTGCTGATATGTGTAGAACTCGGATACCTTGCCGATATGGATATAAGGCAAGCGATGGAATTGTCGGAGGAAGTGGGCAAAATGCTGGTTGCCCTTATAAAGAAACTGCCCACTGCCCACTAA
- the pglZ gene encoding BREX-1 system phosphatase PglZ type A, with the protein MNLTEIKKSLERQFAREFSQGSVRNIVFWYDEEGVFAGDIDNLELEGVKIIKLYDNNMFAAKLYIEETDTAGNLLVYSPLPRPANKENWLTDTIKYSQTFSADETSLNMLNFKIDSSLRHVVARYKLFFRSSERRKRFEGYQLAPYTEAKIDLGVLSTLSKLPAPNLDHVVRTLLIELAEGETTIYDSIVKLGNIDALWTLIQRAYGYGFAEQSLEKLAIMLLVTHLSHSVNGNLPKEWQTYVSSNSNCFVFVDNFMKNTQVWNAYNKLAGFVADKLNLIERIRKWNIDDIIDCDTFEEFDHSIISRICANISLQAGEYERYRMVIRSRRNRRFYRQFETEYDTLLYACEFLELSLKHAGLPGLTMAKLFKNYIKTYYRLDGSYRHFLLSYDKLAEQDRFMPLFEKVENSYTNWYLNELSMKWCAFLDDETTWQVSGVTSQQGFYEKYVRRFVSNNERLVVIISDGLRYESAVELNAMLNGEQKGTSKLDAILGVIPSYTALGMASLLPHKSIAVTDKADIVIDGISTKGTENREKILKLVKEESVAITYENFMSLTKRQLTEKFSGVKLIYIYHNTIDARGDNAATEHEVFEATEKCFRELAGLVRALRNNISAINILITADHGYIYRRTLLAERDKTPKEDAIGIESKRRFILTKADADIQGTQVFSLNYLTKDKTDIRAIIPRVTNCYKVQGSGSCYVHGGTSLQEVVIPVIKFKSDKNLRRSMSAKKVSLSLTNLSRKITSVITHLTFFQNEPVGEKLLPLRVTAYFADEVGNRISNENIIIAESTSGNPAERTYKEKFTLKDMAYDKAKEYYLILKDEDKLVNREYARIPFVIDLVFGGSIQF; encoded by the coding sequence ATGAACCTGACCGAAATAAAAAAATCCCTTGAGCGGCAGTTTGCCCGCGAGTTCTCGCAGGGCAGCGTCCGCAATATCGTCTTTTGGTACGATGAGGAAGGGGTTTTCGCCGGGGATATCGACAACCTTGAGCTTGAAGGCGTGAAGATCATTAAGCTTTATGACAATAATATGTTTGCCGCAAAGCTATACATAGAAGAAACCGACACGGCCGGCAACCTGCTGGTCTATTCCCCGTTGCCCCGTCCTGCAAACAAGGAAAACTGGCTGACTGACACCATCAAGTACAGCCAGACCTTTTCGGCCGACGAAACATCGCTGAACATGCTGAACTTCAAAATCGACAGTTCACTGCGCCATGTGGTGGCGCGGTACAAGCTGTTTTTCCGAAGCAGCGAACGTCGCAAGCGATTTGAGGGGTATCAGCTTGCGCCCTATACAGAGGCCAAAATTGATCTGGGGGTATTGTCAACGCTCAGCAAGCTGCCCGCGCCCAATCTTGATCATGTTGTGAGAACGCTATTAATTGAGCTGGCGGAAGGAGAAACCACGATATACGACAGCATCGTCAAGTTAGGTAACATAGACGCGCTATGGACGCTAATTCAGAGGGCTTACGGTTATGGCTTCGCTGAACAAAGTCTTGAAAAACTGGCGATAATGCTTTTGGTCACGCATTTGTCCCACAGCGTCAACGGCAACTTGCCGAAGGAATGGCAGACGTATGTGTCCTCAAACTCCAATTGCTTTGTGTTTGTAGATAACTTCATGAAGAACACTCAGGTTTGGAATGCGTATAATAAGCTTGCCGGTTTTGTGGCGGACAAGCTTAATCTGATTGAGCGCATACGGAAGTGGAACATTGACGACATCATCGACTGTGATACTTTTGAGGAGTTCGACCACAGCATTATCAGCCGGATTTGCGCGAATATCAGCCTGCAAGCGGGCGAATACGAACGATACCGCATGGTCATCCGCAGTCGGAGAAACCGGCGTTTCTATCGGCAGTTTGAAACAGAATACGACACCTTGCTGTACGCTTGCGAGTTCTTGGAGCTTAGCCTGAAGCACGCCGGCCTGCCGGGACTTACCATGGCGAAGCTTTTTAAAAATTATATAAAAACCTACTATAGGCTGGACGGCAGTTACCGGCATTTCCTGCTGAGCTATGACAAGCTCGCGGAGCAGGATCGTTTTATGCCGCTTTTTGAAAAGGTAGAAAACAGTTATACCAATTGGTATCTAAATGAGCTTTCCATGAAATGGTGCGCGTTTCTGGATGACGAGACAACATGGCAGGTCTCCGGCGTGACGTCGCAGCAGGGTTTCTATGAGAAGTATGTCAGGCGCTTTGTTTCTAACAATGAACGGCTGGTTGTCATTATCTCGGACGGCCTGCGCTATGAATCGGCGGTGGAGTTGAACGCCATGCTTAACGGAGAACAAAAGGGGACCAGCAAGCTGGATGCGATACTGGGTGTGATTCCATCATACACAGCCTTGGGAATGGCGTCTCTTTTACCGCACAAGAGCATTGCCGTGACGGATAAAGCGGATATCGTCATCGACGGCATCTCCACCAAGGGAACAGAAAACCGGGAGAAAATCCTGAAGCTTGTAAAGGAAGAATCTGTTGCTATTACCTATGAAAATTTCATGAGCTTGACAAAGCGGCAATTGACAGAGAAGTTTTCCGGCGTGAAGCTTATTTACATCTATCACAATACGATTGACGCGCGTGGTGATAACGCGGCCACCGAGCATGAGGTGTTCGAGGCTACGGAAAAGTGTTTTCGGGAGCTTGCCGGGCTTGTCAGGGCGCTTAGAAACAATATCAGCGCCATCAATATCCTGATTACCGCGGACCATGGGTACATTTATCGCCGGACGCTTCTTGCGGAAAGAGATAAGACCCCCAAAGAAGACGCTATCGGTATAGAATCGAAGCGCAGGTTTATTTTGACGAAAGCAGATGCCGATATCCAGGGAACACAGGTGTTTTCGTTGAATTATTTGACAAAAGACAAGACGGATATCCGCGCCATTATTCCCCGTGTGACAAACTGCTATAAGGTGCAAGGTTCCGGTAGTTGCTATGTTCACGGCGGGACAAGCTTGCAAGAGGTCGTTATACCGGTCATTAAGTTTAAGAGTGACAAGAACCTCCGCCGCTCCATGAGTGCGAAGAAGGTGTCGTTGAGTCTTACCAACCTGTCACGCAAAATCACCAGCGTCATTACTCATCTGACTTTCTTCCAGAATGAGCCGGTAGGTGAAAAGCTTCTGCCTCTACGTGTGACGGCGTATTTCGCGGATGAGGTAGGAAACAGAATTTCCAATGAGAATATCATCATAGCGGAGAGCACGAGCGGCAATCCCGCCGAGCGTACATATAAAGAAAAGTTCACACTGAAGGATATGGCGTATGACAAGGCAAAGGAGTATTATCTCATTCTCAAAGACGAGGATAAGCTTGTAAACAGGGAATATGCCAGAATCCCGTTTGTTATTGACCTTGTATTCGGCGGCAGTATTCAGTTTTAG
- a CDS encoding TOTE conflict system archaeo-eukaryotic primase domain-containing protein, with product MRIPTTGACQPEELLGCFKSVIHDHLAGKHTIGVYPLLPDETCWFLLADFNKKTWQEDSVVFLETCVEMGISAALERSRSGNGGHI from the coding sequence TTGCGCATTCCCACCACAGGTGCATGCCAGCCTGAGGAATTATTGGGTTGTTTTAAATCTGTTATTCACGACCATTTGGCCGGTAAACACACTATTGGAGTTTACCCTCTTTTACCTGATGAAACCTGCTGGTTTCTTTTAGCAGATTTTAATAAAAAGACCTGGCAGGAAGATTCCGTCGTATTTCTTGAGACTTGCGTGGAAATGGGTATTTCTGCAGCATTGGAGCGTTCCCGTTCCGGTAATGGTGGTCATATATGA
- a CDS encoding BrnT family toxin produces MKITSLEWDAANITHIARHNISPEELEEAVYDNPGIWERGRTGRYYLLSRTLSGRYIFAVFEYMKNGLARPVTARDMTDTEHRRYERRCGK; encoded by the coding sequence ATGAAAATAACCTCTTTGGAATGGGATGCTGCAAATATCACCCATATTGCCCGCCATAATATTAGCCCTGAGGAACTGGAAGAAGCGGTTTATGACAACCCCGGAATCTGGGAACGTGGTCGAACCGGACGTTACTATCTTTTGAGTAGAACGCTGTCTGGGAGATATATTTTTGCAGTGTTTGAATATATGAAAAACGGATTGGCGCGGCCAGTTACAGCACGTGACATGACCGATACTGAACACCGCCGGTACGAAAGGAGATGCGGAAAATGA
- a CDS encoding CopG family antitoxin codes for MSKKIPHFKSEEEEVRFWDEHSLDEFENELKEVNVECVRDNDVLPVRLDRNDIQHLKNLARKKGLTQGALARMWIKERLVQEKIQNN; via the coding sequence ATGAGCAAAAAAATCCCTCACTTTAAAAGCGAAGAAGAAGAAGTGAGATTTTGGGATGAACATTCTCTTGATGAGTTTGAAAATGAGCTTAAAGAAGTAAATGTAGAGTGTGTTAGAGACAACGATGTCCTACCTGTCAGACTGGACCGTAACGATATCCAGCATCTAAAAAACCTTGCCAGGAAAAAGGGCCTTACACAAGGCGCTCTCGCCCGCATGTGGATTAAAGAAAGGCTGGTACAGGAAAAGATTCAAAATAACTAA
- a CDS encoding SEC-C metal-binding domain-containing protein produces the protein MPKPNAEINPRLISAVTGQGLTTIKDMPTYDMLPGKYAKKVAARKKRIFSMYGPNKHNLICGHCGRKAKYDLGLVMFNSRRWLEHDEQRQKSKKQTEKDLMDYIQSTAYFRCKHCNGAGKWENASPMLFLGIMAELMMGGKLDGSKYATGESRLFDGSRPRWISDGEERFLDKLQEEGGYDAYLWNRLGNLYYKGSRPELAVVAFEHSLRLDPAQIESHFSLGNILVEIGEDESAAYHFRMMLVYARLYQKMESLQMRDMLTAGLQCLFEIHQCSKGAIPFIPYGEELAELDGLGEQQADHIPENFLSFIDLQIYPDCPESFWPIAEMYMGNRRMEIPAHDRTLDKYLPGNRMTETGKKEDVDTMKQDSIFSQRKGSAMLSLGTKQCPIVVKVNSEEKGRKIAQICDRFGVHYIMGFELTEDLSDLKQVLKEKLAPANPYDLCPCGSGTKYKFCCAKKIKNLDIDRFIADYTGREVL, from the coding sequence ATGCCAAAGCCGAACGCTGAAATTAATCCCCGGCTAATTAGTGCTGTTACTGGGCAAGGTCTTACAACTATCAAGGACATGCCGACTTATGACATGTTGCCGGGTAAATATGCGAAAAAAGTCGCGGCCAGAAAAAAACGAATTTTTTCGATGTACGGACCGAACAAACATAATCTGATTTGCGGACACTGCGGTCGCAAAGCAAAGTATGATCTTGGGCTTGTTATGTTCAATTCCCGTCGATGGCTGGAACACGACGAACAGCGGCAAAAATCAAAAAAACAAACCGAAAAGGATTTAATGGATTATATTCAGTCTACTGCTTATTTTCGCTGCAAGCACTGCAACGGAGCGGGGAAGTGGGAAAATGCGTCCCCCATGTTGTTTTTGGGGATTATGGCAGAACTTATGATGGGCGGGAAATTAGACGGGAGTAAGTATGCGACAGGGGAATCCAGACTGTTTGACGGGAGCAGACCCCGGTGGATCAGTGATGGTGAAGAGCGTTTTTTGGACAAATTGCAGGAGGAGGGGGGATATGACGCCTATCTCTGGAACCGCCTCGGCAACCTGTACTATAAAGGTAGTCGGCCTGAGCTGGCGGTAGTTGCTTTCGAACATTCTCTTCGTTTAGATCCTGCACAAATAGAATCTCACTTTTCGCTGGGCAATATATTAGTCGAAATCGGTGAAGACGAAAGCGCCGCGTATCATTTTCGTATGATGCTGGTTTATGCCCGCCTCTATCAAAAAATGGAGTCTTTGCAGATGAGGGACATGTTGACTGCCGGATTACAGTGTCTGTTCGAGATTCATCAATGTTCCAAAGGCGCTATTCCTTTTATTCCCTACGGCGAGGAACTGGCAGAATTGGATGGATTGGGGGAACAACAAGCAGACCATATACCGGAAAACTTTCTTTCTTTTATAGACCTGCAGATATACCCTGATTGTCCGGAATCTTTTTGGCCGATTGCTGAGATGTATATGGGGAACCGGAGAATGGAGATTCCCGCCCATGACCGTACCCTGGACAAGTATCTTCCAGGCAATAGGATGACTGAGACTGGGAAGAAGGAAGATGTTGACACAATGAAACAGGATAGTATTTTTTCACAAAGAAAGGGAAGCGCTATGCTTTCTTTGGGCACCAAACAATGCCCTATTGTGGTAAAGGTAAATTCGGAAGAAAAGGGCCGGAAGATTGCCCAAATTTGTGATCGGTTTGGAGTGCATTATATTATGGGATTCGAGTTGACGGAAGATTTGTCCGACTTAAAACAAGTGCTCAAAGAAAAGTTAGCCCCAGCCAATCCTTACGATTTGTGTCCCTGCGGTAGCGGTACTAAATATAAGTTTTGCTGTGCAAAAAAGATAAAAAACTTGGACATTGACCGGTTTATAGCTGATTATACAGGTAGAGAGGTACTATGA
- a CDS encoding UPF0158 family protein: protein MSRQDIRKKVWECASQLIEEKGYASPVDLLVKMGRLKPKRVKPVKLQDIIDEMEMQMDECHKYLNTETGEIITVSSEELGIAEESEEDDDFSEYPDWQRDSVDQALDVVMNWGNGKYIELPDKWDIHEYSIIEAFCGSVSNDRISNALYSAIQGRGAFRRFKDAIRRYDIEDSWYKFRDEAFKKLAVEWCEENNIPNVET from the coding sequence ATGAGCCGACAAGATATCCGTAAAAAAGTGTGGGAATGTGCAAGTCAACTAATTGAGGAAAAAGGATATGCAAGCCCGGTTGATCTCTTAGTAAAAATGGGACGGTTAAAACCGAAGAGAGTGAAACCGGTGAAATTACAGGATATAATTGACGAGATGGAAATGCAGATGGATGAATGCCATAAATACCTTAATACTGAGACCGGTGAAATAATTACTGTCAGTTCTGAAGAACTCGGAATTGCCGAAGAATCAGAAGAAGATGATGATTTTTCAGAGTACCCCGACTGGCAGAGGGACTCTGTTGATCAAGCCTTGGATGTAGTAATGAACTGGGGCAATGGCAAATATATTGAGTTGCCGGACAAGTGGGATATACATGAATACAGCATCATAGAAGCTTTCTGCGGTTCTGTGAGTAATGACAGAATCAGTAATGCGCTTTATTCTGCTATTCAAGGGCGCGGCGCGTTCCGAAGGTTTAAAGACGCAATCCGCAGATACGACATTGAAGATTCCTGGTACAAATTCAGGGATGAAGCATTTAAAAAATTAGCTGTTGAATGGTGTGAAGAAAATAATATTCCCAATGTAGAAACTTGA